One window of the Streptococcus parasanguinis ATCC 15912 genome contains the following:
- a CDS encoding DUF1430 domain-containing protein translates to MKRVFIILSNLFITSFLIWIAFISPNTVIHLSLPVVGVQRQEKSVTYEDLSSSLDRLARENHSIIARQIQRTDSKGQVVFTYDIYGEGKLPLGIKREKKELAANESLVVNYYVLTGDLETEKLDQTLHTLGFSQTFIEKPNLLLTFIAFFGSGSQSLALVIFIISFSSFTIIQKTQEMRSAGIRYISGMRRLQLFGHSLKDDSIELLLGCIGASIMGAVLIYCFQLTPFSYSIVIFSSIIYNGILLILSVFLSFLFAYSIQTIHLVPLLKGKVPLKRILVFLFICQFLAVALIGLAIHRISIYGSVWQTHREGSEAWLKQSNWVQISTSREDFSQKTNKETQIENRAKWSKLIESGIENGGLLAYHHLVFFSPKGVMTDPSTGKEFSITDYDPLARTLYVTPNYLEIQGVPVSPEEKDHLNHLQAGEFGLLLPEKLKGREEEMIKRYEDYLSPRDDQGNITLSMKAQVTYIPNHQKRFIYNNTPISYKQFFTDPVLVVIQPESFGGYENPYFTHLDSYLYFNGLQNSKKLVAEYDLEKSVSQYDYAVDVYQQMAQSIQIENLMAIAGGVFGIATSVLLFNTMNFLYFEEFRKQIFLKQIAGLGFVNIHQMILLSESSLLLLGSLLVFLLTQEWWIAIVTLFLFITNAWFILLYRSHKEDHLLATVLKGA, encoded by the coding sequence ATGAAACGTGTCTTTATTATTTTATCAAACCTTTTCATCACGAGCTTTTTGATTTGGATTGCCTTTATTTCTCCAAATACGGTTATCCACCTCAGTCTTCCGGTAGTAGGTGTGCAGAGACAAGAAAAGAGCGTCACATATGAAGACTTATCTTCCAGTTTAGACCGTTTGGCAAGGGAAAATCATAGTATAATTGCCCGTCAGATACAAAGAACAGATTCTAAAGGGCAGGTTGTTTTCACCTATGATATCTACGGAGAGGGAAAACTTCCTCTTGGCATTAAAAGAGAGAAGAAAGAACTGGCTGCCAATGAAAGCCTGGTAGTGAATTATTATGTATTAACAGGTGATTTAGAAACTGAAAAGCTGGATCAAACGCTTCATACTCTTGGTTTCTCACAAACTTTTATTGAGAAACCGAATCTTCTGCTGACCTTTATTGCCTTTTTTGGCTCAGGTTCACAATCACTTGCCTTAGTCATTTTTATCATTAGTTTTAGCTCTTTTACGATTATTCAAAAAACACAAGAAATGAGAAGTGCTGGGATTCGATATATTTCAGGAATGAGACGCTTGCAACTTTTCGGACATTCTCTAAAAGATGATAGTATAGAGTTGCTTTTGGGATGTATTGGCGCAAGTATAATGGGTGCTGTTCTGATTTATTGCTTTCAATTGACACCTTTTTCCTATTCCATCGTCATTTTCAGTAGTATTATTTACAATGGGATTTTACTAATTTTGTCTGTTTTCTTATCCTTCCTCTTTGCATATAGTATTCAAACGATTCATTTAGTCCCCCTTTTAAAAGGGAAGGTTCCATTGAAGCGCATATTGGTTTTCCTCTTTATTTGTCAATTTCTCGCTGTAGCATTAATTGGCCTTGCGATTCATCGAATCAGTATTTATGGATCAGTCTGGCAAACTCACCGAGAGGGAAGTGAGGCTTGGTTAAAACAGTCGAATTGGGTCCAAATTAGTACAAGTCGGGAGGATTTTTCACAGAAAACAAACAAAGAGACGCAAATTGAGAACAGAGCAAAATGGTCTAAGCTCATCGAGTCTGGCATTGAAAATGGTGGTCTTTTAGCTTATCATCACCTCGTATTTTTTAGTCCAAAAGGAGTTATGACGGATCCTAGTACAGGTAAAGAGTTTTCAATCACAGATTACGATCCTCTTGCACGAACTCTCTATGTAACTCCAAATTACCTCGAAATCCAAGGTGTTCCAGTTTCTCCTGAAGAAAAAGATCACTTAAATCACTTACAAGCAGGGGAATTTGGTCTGTTACTTCCGGAAAAATTAAAAGGTCGAGAAGAGGAGATGATCAAACGATATGAAGATTATCTATCTCCTCGAGATGATCAAGGAAATATCACCTTATCAATGAAGGCGCAGGTAACGTATATTCCGAATCATCAAAAACGCTTTATCTACAACAACACACCAATCAGCTATAAGCAATTCTTTACAGATCCTGTTTTAGTGGTTATACAACCTGAAAGTTTTGGAGGCTATGAGAATCCATATTTCACCCACCTAGATTCCTACCTTTATTTTAATGGGCTTCAGAATAGTAAGAAGCTAGTCGCTGAGTATGATCTTGAAAAAAGTGTTAGTCAGTACGACTATGCAGTGGACGTTTACCAGCAAATGGCCCAATCCATACAAATAGAAAATCTCATGGCGATTGCAGGTGGAGTCTTTGGTATAGCAACCTCTGTTCTTCTTTTTAACACTATGAATTTCCTATATTTTGAAGAGTTTAGAAAACAAATCTTCTTGAAGCAGATTGCAGGTCTGGGATTTGTAAACATTCACCAAATGATTTTGCTCTCAGAAAGTAGCCTCTTACTATTAGGAAGTCTCCTGGTATTCCTTCTCACTCAAGAATGGTGGATTGCTATTGTCACTCTCTTTCTATTTATTACTAATGCTTGGTTCATTCTCCTATACCGGTCTCATAAAGAAGACCACTTGTTAGCCACTGTACTGAAAGGAGCCTAA
- a CDS encoding lipoate--protein ligase, with translation MKYIINYSNDTAFNIALEEYAFKHLLDEDQIFLLWINKPSIIVGRHQNTIEEINRDYVREHGIEVVRRISGGGAVYHDLNNLNYTIISKEDENKAFDFKSFSTPVINTLAQLGVKAEFTGRNDLEIDGMKICGNAQAYINGRIMHHGCLLFDVDLSVLANALKVSKDKFESKGVKSVRARVTNIIDELPEKITVEEFRDLLLDYMKKEYPEMTEYVFSDEELAEINRIKETKFGTWDWNYGKSPEYNVRRGTKFPSGKVEIFANVIESKIQDIKIYGDFFGIEDVAAVEDVLRGVKYEREDVLKALQTINLGRYFVGITAEEIAEAVVE, from the coding sequence ATGAAATACATTATTAATTATTCAAATGACACGGCTTTTAATATTGCTTTGGAAGAATATGCCTTTAAGCATCTGTTGGATGAGGATCAAATCTTCCTTCTCTGGATTAACAAACCTTCTATCATTGTTGGTCGTCACCAAAATACCATCGAAGAAATCAACCGCGACTACGTTCGGGAGCATGGGATTGAAGTGGTTCGTCGGATCAGTGGTGGTGGGGCTGTTTATCACGATTTGAACAACCTCAACTACACCATCATTTCAAAAGAAGATGAAAACAAGGCCTTTGACTTCAAGAGCTTCTCAACTCCTGTGATCAACACCTTGGCTCAACTTGGGGTTAAGGCTGAATTCACGGGTCGTAATGACTTAGAAATCGACGGTATGAAAATCTGTGGCAATGCCCAAGCCTATATCAATGGCCGTATCATGCATCATGGTTGCCTTCTTTTTGATGTTGATTTGTCTGTCCTTGCTAATGCGCTTAAGGTATCTAAGGACAAGTTTGAGTCTAAAGGGGTTAAATCAGTCCGTGCTCGTGTGACCAATATCATCGATGAGTTGCCAGAAAAAATCACGGTTGAAGAGTTCCGGGACCTACTTTTGGACTACATGAAGAAAGAATACCCTGAGATGACAGAATATGTCTTCTCGGATGAAGAATTGGCTGAAATCAATCGTATCAAGGAAACCAAGTTCGGTACCTGGGATTGGAACTATGGAAAGTCTCCTGAATACAATGTCCGTCGTGGCACAAAATTCCCAAGCGGTAAGGTGGAAATCTTCGCTAATGTCATTGAATCAAAAATTCAAGATATCAAGATTTACGGTGACTTCTTTGGTATCGAAGATGTTGCAGCAGTAGAAGATGTTCTTCGTGGTGTCAAATACGAACGCGAAGACGTCCTCAAAGCCCTTCAAACCATTAATCTAGGCCGTTATTTTGTAGGTATCACTGCAGAGGAAATTGCTGAAGCAGTGGTGGAATAA